ataaaatcaagaatactttcaagtttgctagctcacttccaatcttgtaaggtgatcatccaacctcaagaaatctttgtttcttacagtaggttatcattctaatacaaggtaataatcatattcaaactttggttcaatttctataactataacaatcttatttcaagtgatgatcttacttgaacttgttttcgtgtcatgattctgcttcaagaacttcgagccatccaaggatccgttgaagctagatccatttttctcttttctagtaggtttatccaaggaacttaagatagtaatgatgttcataacatcattcgattcatacatataaagctatcttattcgaaggtttaaacttgtaatcactagaacatagtttagttaattctaaacttgttcgcaaacaaaagttaatccttctaacttgacttttaaaatcaactaaacacatgttctatatctatatgatatgctaacttaatgatttaaaacctggaaacacgaaaaacaccgtaaaaccggatttacgccgtcgtagtaacaccgcgggctgttttgggttagttaattaaaaacaatgataaactttgatttaaaagttgttattctgagaaaatgattgttattatgaacatgaaactatatccaaaaattatggttaaactcaaagtggaagtatgttttctaaaatggtcatctagacgtcgttctttcgactgaaatgactacctttacaaaaacgacttgtaacttatttttccgacaataaacctatactttttctatttagattctcaaaattcagttcaatatgaaaccatagcaatttgattcactcaaaacggatttaaaatgaagaagttatgggtaaaacaagattggataatttttctcattttagctacgtgaaaattggtaacaaatctattccaaccataacttaatcaacttgtattgtatattatgtaatcttgagataccatagacacgtatacaatgtttcgacctatcatgtcgacacatctatatatatttcggaacaaccatagacactctatatgtgaatgttggagttagctatacagggttgaggttgattccaaaatatatatagtttgagttgtgatcaatactgagatacgtatacactgggtcgtggattgattcaagataatatttatcgatttatttctgtacatctaactgtggacaactagttgtaggttactaacgaggacagctgacttaataaacttaaaacatcaaaatatattaaaagtgttgtaaatatattttgaacatactttgatatatatgtatatattgttataggttcatgaatcaaccagtggccaagtcttacttcccgacgaagtaaaacaaatctgtgaaagtgagttatagtcccacttttaaaatctaatatttttgggatgagaatacatgcaggttttataaatgatttacaaaatagacacaagtacgtgaaactacattctatggttgaattatcgaaatcgaatatgcccctttttattaagtctggtaatctaagaattagggaacagacaccctgattgacgcgaatcctaaagatagatctattgggcctaacaaaccccatccaaagtaccggatgctttagtacttcgaaatttatatcatatccgaagggtgtcccggaatgatggggatattcttatatatgcatcttgttaatgtcggttaccaggtgttcaccatatgaatgatttttatctctatgtatgggatgtgtattgaaatatgaaatcttgtggtctattattatgatttgatatatataggttaaacctataactcaccaacatttttgttgacgttttaagcatgtttattctcaggtgattattaagagctttcgctgttgcatacttaaataaggacgagatttggagtccatgcttgtatgatattgtgtaaaaactgcattcaagaaacttattttgttgtaacatatttgtattgtaaaccattatgtaatggtcgtgtgtaaacaggatattttagattatcattatttgataatctacgtaaagctttttaaaacctttatctatgaaataaaggttatggtttattttaaaaatgaatgcagtctttgaaaaacgtctcatatagaggtcaaaacctcgcaacgaaatcaattaatatggaacgtttttaatcaataagaacgggacatttcaaattttacgtcaaaagttatatgtatacatataacgtctatctcctagacttacatacttcgaatgtgaattttctgaaaaacatcccaaactatgaactagttctccgaaattggaaaaatgctgatgaagcagcaaaaactgtaaacgactttaacagtcaaaagtttgatgataaagaatagtatggtggtaaagctgagaaaaagagaaggtttgaaactggaaaatggagagcagaccatgaagaaggctgtggacaaatcacaaagactaaacctgcctttaaaggatccaaatgtttcagtgtctactgaaatcgttagcaaacaccttacttcttattctaaaccttcacagacaaatcttcttcatcatccatctatgttaagaattctaagatattatcgtatcttttattataaatatcttcgatattcctgaagatattttcacaactattcttatccgaaatcttttatctcttcgcaatatctgcgttacaacataaaaagaaactgtgttagtttctaaattctgaagaaaaaaaaattcgaatttaaaatatgaatgtttttaaagcagtgttgggaactgaaacatgagttagtataatataatgacacttgatcaacgtgattatattacagtaagtcatgctgagtttctaatggaacgtgatgattcatagaacataccgtcatcatgtactatttacacgactcttacattctacccaatttaaacatattaagaacatatcatcttgatagctctatattttcagatattctggtaagttgccaaattaagatcgtgccattacgattttcttcttggaacattaactatgctcatccaaaaattcatatctacgaattctggaccattatccgcttgacttaaggctgggaagagaaaatgaaagcatgaagctccgaaatataatggagaatataaagcccgataacaacctcgaaattacaaaccgtgtatatcaatgcgtatagcaatataaagacacgggagaatgaaaaacacaataaccccaaggtaatggtagaagaaaataacttcctccggtggtagatgaaaaagaagaatgacagatatgaaagttaagagtatatcaagaatcaatactggatgaagcatattaacgaatgctttaaagtatgaattggggagaaagactagaaggtgtgagctgtggaaataaagaaacgaatggggtggatttatagtaaaatatcagacagagaaatcgagacagattatcgcatttaatcaaagaaggtcatgattttcttaatcgccgaagaaccaaatcttattgcaaagattttctttaaatccaatgaattctggaaatcaatcataactacgtcatcggttaaaataaatatacgtttactcatttcactctcttgcgatagcttcacttatactcttcgcgtaatcaaattgttttatctatattactcaatgatgataaaactctatttatcaactcatattcgtcatgaaaacattttaatagttagccatgacgacctcgatcaaatttcgggacgaaatttctttaacgggtaggtactgtgacgacccgaaaatttccgaccaaatttaaacttaacctttatatgtttccgacacgataagcagaatttgtaatgttgaatctcaaaaagtttggaactacattcatgtaatcaattatcctttgaccgtgttcgacgattcacgaacaattatgtgtatatagatatgtatatatataatatataatattaactgaaaacattaacaaagtattagatatatgatactttacatgaacgtatttgtttcgatatatttattgacagaattaagagataatatcaaatgattgaattatcagatacattatgatatgattacgggcctatgttatgaggtccactgtgatttaagaaatctattctttttgaccactcattacttaactagtatgataaaataacgatatttatattttattttatcaaatatatataacgatttaaattaatattatatctatatatttatacgcgtattatatgtacatagttttatacttttactatactttaactttacctttactttacttttactttactttaactttaataattcatactttaataattcactttaataattcatactttaataattcactttaataattcatactttaataattcactttaataattcactttaataattcatactttaataattcactttaataattcatactttaataattcactttaataattcaaaaatctattataaatagaattcaataggttttattatttcatagaaatttgaaaatatatttctctaaactctctcaatcgaattacacatatatattttctttgtattatttcaagatattagtatacataaaatattacgacggagtgttgtccgagtgatttcaaaatagtttttttttaatgagtcgaagctaaggaaattatgggttatagctatggatgtgatgggtatggttcatgggtatgctcgtgaggtcaatctagtgtttatcatctccgttgcttctacgtactttcctgcaatattgaatctcaatattgatacgttcatgaatccgaggccaaccttgcacttgttaaatgacgttatatgtatttttactacgaaatacagtattgtgagtttcatttgctccctttttaattgcttttgcaatatatatttttgggctgagattacatgcgctgttttataaatgttttacgaaataggcacaagtactaaaactaattctacgtgggtttaaaccagaaatatacccttagcttggtaacattaaactacttgtctagcgaatcctaaagatagatctattgggcctgacaaaccacatcctgactatgggatgctttagtacttcgaggttattttaaacacacctgatctggtgtacttcagagggtaaaacatgaacgttaaggcttgttaccgggtgcctacaacttatagaatacttttatacacttgcgagtgtacatatatttataaacggaaatcttgtggtctattaatatattgaaatgattgttatgataaacttatgaactcaccaaccttttggttgacactttaaagcatgtttattctcaggcattaaagaaatcttccgctgtgcattagctcattttaaggatattacttggagtcattcatggcatattttgaaagacgttacattcgagtcattgagttcatcaagattattattaagccaattatagttggatgtattatgaaatggtgtgcatgccgtcaactttcgttgtaaagaaagtttgtcttttaaaaacgaatgcaatatttgtaaaatgtatcatatagaggtcaaatacctcgcgatgtaatcaactattgtgaatcgtttataatgtatatgaacgggtcctttcaagtttcctcctaacgcgtgtgtggatgtcaaatgagagcattcgatgtcgatatcgccgCTAAAAAAAACGATTTCATTAACATATGATAGAAACACACTTTGCTAGGATATAATACAAAATTTTTTTAATGGGCAACTATTATATCACCCCCACATATTTGTCACAGGTGCTATTTGCATAACCAATAGAGAATATCTCTatgtatactttttttttttttattaatttgttAACTACTTTGATTTAAGTTAATCTAAAATCGGATTTACACGTACATTGAAAATATTACAGGACTAATCAACTATAAACCCTACTCAATATGCagaaaataacaatataaaatacgcGTGATCATCTTCCAACCATTTCATAAAAGTTTAAAGATCAATTTATTAACAACTGATTTTATTTAACAAAAGAAaagataaaaagaaaagaaaaagaaaagaaaaaaaaaacagaaaaagtaGTCACCCGTGTCAATTTATGATCTAAAGTCTAAACCTTGCCTCCAAAACCATTTTTGAGCTTTTGAATTGTGGCCACGTCCGTTTTAAAAGACTTGGCAAGAATATCATCATCAATTTTCCCTCCAAACAAAGTTACCGGAATCGAAACCGTACTAGCACTCGCACTACCAAATCCGGCAACAGCCACCGCCGGTTTCATGACATCAGGATTATACTGATAATGAATAAGCCCTTTAGGAAAAATAAACATATCTCCTGTTTCTAGGGTTTGCGTGTAGAGTTTATTAGTCGTGTCCACAAAACCAACCTCAAATTGACCCGCTAACACAAAAAATAGGCCCGTTGCATGGGGCCGTATGTGTGGTGGACTCGCTCCACCGGGGGCTAACCGTAGCACTGAAAGAGAAACACTTTGACCGTTCAATGCCGGGAACTCAATCAAGCTACATGTCATTGATTTAGTGTCGGTTTGATTTGGCCCATCCAAGAATCCGCGGATATTGGTGTAAGTGAAGAAATTTCCATCTACAGTTGTTACGTTGGATGGAACGATGTAGTTGAATAAAATATCAGGATCGCCAGCTTGAACGAGCCTCATAATGGCTAAGATGATACAAATGGAAAACGAAACTTGTTTTGCCAAGAATATAGTCATGAACTTAAATGTGATGTGATATTatgacttttatttattgttaaaatCAAAAGTTTGAATAATCTTTGGTTTACTTCTTTCAATATTTATGGAAAAGGAGAGTTgactcttttatatttttaaacttcTCTTAATTGATACTACAACAATTGTAGGCACTAAAAGTAATCGAACAATGGAAGAGTTGTTAACAAGAATAGGATACAAACATGGGATTAACGTCCAGCATGGTTTCTAAGATGGTCTATTTTGGCCCTACTTTTGTTGTATTAATTGGAAAGTGTTTGATGAATAATAACAAAATGAAATGCCTGCAAAATATGTTTAACAAATAGAAATATGTTTATCAATATATAACACTTAGTTAAGTTAGCAAATGACCAAATGGAAAAAGTTTTATCTTTTCATGTTATTTAAGGAGGGCAAACTTTTTAGTTAGATGTATGCAATTTTTGGTTTATTTTTGATTAAAAAAAATGGTATGGTTATTTGTTCCACATTAGTGGATGGAAGAAAAGATAAGTAACATCTTTGAATATAAAATGAtgttgtcccacatcggtgggaggaaTAAGTTGGAGGTGGATGACTTGGTTAAAAAAGGAGGTCATGGGCATACTTTcaacttgcaccaatcaatacgctttaagtatttgattatttctttctttcttacccttgatTGAGAGTTGTAgtagttaaatactttggagagtgtagttggtttaagagagtcgtctatatcattgaaataatttgtgatatagtgtcttTCTCTCTTTGGAGACccatggtttttctcctgttttgaagttttcacgttaaattcttgtgttgtggatcgagtatgctctgtggttgccacgggagtggatcatccacatcagaaacgagttctattgatcgtatagagtatctggttagacaatattttttc
The window above is part of the Rutidosis leptorrhynchoides isolate AG116_Rl617_1_P2 chromosome 1, CSIRO_AGI_Rlap_v1, whole genome shotgun sequence genome. Proteins encoded here:
- the LOC139890584 gene encoding germin-like protein 9-3, which gives rise to MTIFLAKQVSFSICIILAIMRLVQAGDPDILFNYIVPSNVTTVDGNFFTYTNIRGFLDGPNQTDTKSMTCSLIEFPALNGQSVSLSVLRLAPGGASPPHIRPHATGLFFVLAGQFEVGFVDTTNKLYTQTLETGDMFIFPKGLIHYQYNPDVMKPAVAVAGFGSASASTVSIPVTLFGGKIDDDILAKSFKTDVATIQKLKNGFGGKV